CATCGTATTAAACTTGAAGCTGAATTGCCGGAAGAACTCAGAAGGATTATTGACACGCTTGACGAAAAAAGTTAAGCTAAATAACTATGGAAAAAGAGATTTTGGAAAAAATAAAACCTGGCGTTACTATCCGGGTTCATGAAAAATTCAAGGAAGGGGAAAAAACCCGGACTAGTCTTTTTGAAGGAACGATTCTTGCCCGCAAGCACGGCTCGGAAATCGGGGCGACTTTCACTGTCCGAAGAGTGAGCCAGGGAGTAGGCATGGAAAAGATTTTCCCGATTCATTCACCGAATATTTATAAAATAGAAATTTTAAGAAGCCCTAAGGTGAGGCGGGCGAAACTTTATTATCTGCGGAGAGAATCCGAAAAAGAAGTCCGGCGAAAACTTAAAAAAGAAATGGTCAAAACCGTGGCCGCCAAGAAAACAGAATTAACCGAGGAACCGGTGGAAGTTCAAATCAACGAAAATTCGGTAAAATAAAAACCCAAAAGCCCAGGTGGCGGAACTGGTATACGCGTGCGTTCGAGGGGCGCATGCCGCAAGGATTGAGGGTTCAAATCCCTCCCTGGGCACATTATCCTTGCTTAATAATCGGTTTTTTGTTAATATTAAAATACCCAAGCGGGTATTTTAATTTTGTCTATATGGCTAAAAAACAGGGAAAAATTAAGGAAAAATCAATAAAAAAAGGAACCGCTGAAGCTACTCCGGCTAAAGAGAAGGAGGTTTCTTACGAAGCCAAGGATATCTATGTTTTGGAAGGGCTGGAACCGGTCAGAAAACGTCCGGCGATGTATATCGGCTCAACCGGCGTTGACGGGCTTCATCATTTAATTTGGGAAGTAGTGGACAACTGCATTGACGAGGCGATGGGCGGTTACGCCAAAAATATCAAAGTGGAATTGTTTAAAGATAACCGGGTGGCGGTGGCTGATGACGGCCGCGGCATTCCGGTAGATATTCATCCTCACACTAAAAAATCGGCCTTGGAAACCGT
The bacterium genome window above contains:
- the rplS gene encoding 50S ribosomal protein L19, producing the protein MEKEILEKIKPGVTIRVHEKFKEGEKTRTSLFEGTILARKHGSEIGATFTVRRVSQGVGMEKIFPIHSPNIYKIEILRSPKVRRAKLYYLRRESEKEVRRKLKKEMVKTVAAKKTELTEEPVEVQINENSVK